The Heyndrickxia acidicola sequence AATGGTCAGCATGATTAAATCATCAAAATCCAGTGCCTGATTCTTTCTGAGCCTTTTTTGATACTCTGTATACACATCACTGACAACCTGATCGTAGTATCCCCCTGCCAGCTTGGAATACTCTTCCGGATCCACCAATTCATTTTTCGCACTGCTAATAGTTCCAAGGATTGATCGAGGATCAAATTTCTTAGGATCAATATTCTTATCCTTTAAAATGGATTTGACAACTGATTGCTGGTCTGTCGGGTCAAGAATTGTAAAATTCCGGTTAAAGCCTATACGGTCAATGTCTCTTCTTAAGATCCGCACACACATGGAGTGGAATGTGGAAATCCAAACCTCTTCAGCTGCACCGCCCATAATTCCAGCTATACGTTCTCTCATCTCTCGAGCTGCTTTGTTTGTAAACGTAATGGCCAGGATATTATAAGGATTGACTTCCTTCTCCACCATCAAATACGCCACACGATGAGTCAGCACCCTTGTCTTTCCACTTCCCGCTCCAGCCATAAGCAATAGGGGGCCTTCCGTTGTTTTTACTGCTTCCTGCTGTTCTGGATTCAATCCAGATAGTAATCGATCTGTTAAAAATTGCATGACTTCACCACCATTTAGAACATTTGTTCTTATTATAATCTATTTTCAAGGTTTATTGTTACATTATTTTACCGCTCTGACTGTACCTAATGCCTGTTCAAGATCGTCATAAACTGCATTGCCCACCACAATGACGTCCGCATGCTCGCCCATTTCCTTCGCCTGTTCGCTTGAGCGGATACCTCCCCCATAAAAAAGCCTGGAGTGTCTTAAATGTTTTTTAGCTGCCTTGACCATATCGACATTTCCATAACGACCGCTGTATTCCATATAAAAAATAGGCATTTTAAACAAGTTTTCTGCCATCATGGCGTACGCTTCCACATCTTCCTGTGTTAAATCGGTACGGGCTTTTGTCAGTTCGGCCGCTTTGCAATCTTCATTCAAAATACAATATCCCTCAACAAACAGCTCGTCCCAATTTAATAGTTCTCCATACTCTTTTAACGCTTCATGATGCACACCTGTAATCCAAGAGACATCTCCGCTGTTCAATACAGATGGAATAAGATATAAATCAAACCCAGGGGTAATAGATTCAAGGTTAGAAACTTCAAGTACACACGGAACAGTATATCTTCTAATACGTGACATAAGGTTCAGCACATCCTCCAGTGTAACCGTGTCTGTTCCTCCAACGATGATGGCATCTGTCCCTGATTCACAAATTCTCTCCAGGTCCGTATCATTAATCTCCTTATTTGGGTCAAGCTTAAAGGCATGCCGCCATTCACGAACATCGTACATACTAAGATAAATCCTCCATTCTTTATTCCATAGTCATCATTATATCATTTGTTCGAATCGGCAAAAAAGGATTTCCTTGAATATGTGAATAGACAAATATTTGGTTAATATTCCTGTTTTTCATAAAGCGCCATGCCAAAAGATACAGACATTCAGACTTTGGAAATAAAATGATCTTATATAGTAAAAAAGACTCACAAAAAGTAAAGGTTAGTTTTAATAAAAACGATTTTTTCAGGATTTTAGGAAAACATGAAAATCATTCTCCATTTAATCCATTGAAATCCATGCCACTTTCCCAAGTAAAATAGGCCATATTGTGTGATAAAATAATAACAAGACTTTCCACCGTACAAACTTTTGTTAAGGAGGAATTAATAGTATGAATAAAAAAAGTGTGCCAGAAAAAATCACAAAACGAGATGTAGATGCCCTTATTTACAAAATGGATAAATTATTGAATGAAAAAAGAGATACTAAATTTAACAGCACCAGAACAGCATGAGTCTATAGAAATAGGCGAATAGCCTATTTTTTTTGCTCCCGCCCACATCAAGAAACAATCGCCTCTTCCACTCATATAGTTATAGATATAACCGAATTGTTCGTAAAACATCCTTGAATGGCTATCCTATTTTCCTATAATGCCAAGTTGAGGTATACTATTACCATATAAGAATGTCTTAGGTGATGCTATGAACATCGGTTCCATTATAAAAATGAATAGATTGAAACAAAACTTGAAGCAAGAAGATTTGGCGGAAGGAATTATTTCCACTTCCTATCTGTCAAAAATTGAAAACGGTAAAATTGAGCCGAATGATGAAGTGATCAAGCTGCTCTGCATGCGCCTGGATATTGAAATTAATAGACAAATTGATGAGGAAACGAGAGAGCTTTGCTACAATTGGTTCCACATTCTGTTAACATCCTTTAAGCCGAGCATTTTGAAACAGGAATATCAGCGCATGTCAGAGCTCACCAACACCATTCCGGATCTTGAGCTTCAAATTTTACTGAAGATTCACGTTATCAGATATTTTTTGAAAATAGGAGAAACGAACTCCTCCCTCGAACAAATCAATCAATTAAAAGAGATCAGTACCACCTTCAGCGGAAAACAAAAATACTATTGGTTTAAGTTCAATGGCAACTATCACTCTATCACGGAAGAAGACAGTAAAGCCCTCCAATTCTATACAATGGCAGAAGACCTAATTGCGAAAAACGATTTGCCTGATGAAGAGATTGCTGACCTTCAATATGTCTTAGGGGTCACTTACAGCAAGCTGCGCCTCACTTCGGAAGCCCAAAGCTATGCCAATAAAGCGCTTGATTTCTACCGGCAGATTTATAATTTCTCAAGATGTGCGGAATGCCATTTGATATTGGGGATATCGTACAGGCGGATTCAGAACTATGACAAAGCCATCAAAAATTATCAGCTGGCAAAGCAGCTGGCGGAGCATGATGATACAACGGAAATTATCCAATTAACTCATTTAAATTTAGGGTATTTGTACTATGCTCAAGGCAAAACAGACCAAGCCATTAAATATTTAGATATGATTGTAGAGGAGAAAGAATCCTCTTTAGAAAACCGTCTACTAGCTTTAACCGCAATTGTTGAAGAATACTATAAAGCTAACAATTATGAGGAAGCAAAGAGACGAATTGAAGAAGGTTTAGGTCTAATAACTGAGGAAAATAAAGAAAGATACTTATTGTTTTATTATGAAATTTATACCTACCGTCATCTTACTGAAAGAAATTTGGAAAAATTCGAGGAAATGATGGTTCATGAGTTTATTCCGTACTTAGAAGAGCAAAAAGATTACGCTAGATTGACAAATTATGCTACATTGCTCGCTAATTACTATGAAGATCTGCATAAATATAAAACAGCAACTAAGTACTATAAACTTGTCAACTTTTCATATAAGCAAATTAATCAAATATAGGAGGAAAATAATGAAAAAACTTCTCATTTCTCTTGGGGTAAGTGCATTATTAATTGGTGGTGCAATTGCTTCAATACACACCAATAATCATAAAGTAGTAAATGTTGCAGCTGGAGAAAAAGAACCACGCGTACTCAGCTCTTATAGCATCACTTTAGAATAGAAAAATTCACAGAACCCATACGTTCTTATTCAGCTGGCATAAGCAGGGAAATTACCTCACTTCCTTGCGCCAGCTTTATTTTGCTTTTTTAGCCTTCTTTTTTTCAACCTTCCCAACCTTATTCCCTATCTCCTCCCTTTCTTTCTTTGTACCTTCCCTATCTTACGGTATACTAGATATATAGAAAATAGATGTGCAGCAATAAGCAGAATACAATTTTTGCATATTTTCAGATTAGAGGGAATACGATGTCCATAGTGATTGTAGACGACAACAAGGTCAATCTTTTTGTAATAGAGAGAATTCTTAAAAGTGAAGGCTATACAGATTGTGTGCTGCTTTCCTCAGCCCGCGAATTATATACATACTTAAAATTGGATACAGGGGATACTCCGAAGGAATCAGTCGACCTGATTCTTATGGATATTATGATGCCGGATATTGATGGAATTGAGGCTTGCAGGCGTGTACAGGCCGTACCAGAGCTTAAAGATATTCCGATTATTTTTGTTACTGCTTTAGAGGACTCCAGTAAGTTAGCTGCCGCTCTGGATGTTGGCGGCATTGACTACATAACAAAACCGATTAATAAAATTGAATTAATCGCACGTATACGTGTAGCCTTACGATTGAAATATGAAAAGGATTGGCACAGAGAACAGGATGAAAAAATCAGAATGGAGCTTGACCTTGCCACACAGGTACAGACCAGTCTATTAAGCCCGCCGGTCAATGAAGAAAAGATCAATATAAGCGCCTCTTATTCGCCGTCCTTTAAATTGGCCGGTGATATGTATTACTGGCATAAAATTGACAAAGACCGCTATGGAATCATTCTTCTTGATATGATGGGACACGGGATCTCTTCTTCGCTTGTGTGCATGTTTATCTCTTCCGTACTGCGGGACTCCATTCGATCCATCGTTGATCCTGCACGTGTTATAAAAGAGTTGAATCGCTGGATGTCCTTTTTGAGTAAACAGACCAATCAACTAAATTATTATTTTACAGCAATATATATGACGGTGGACACCAAAAATAAAACGGTTGAATACGTGAATGCCGGCCATCCTCCAGGCTTTGCTCTAATAGATGGAGAGAAAGTGGTGCCGATGTCTCAAAAAAACTGCGCTGTCGGTTTCTTTGAAAATATGGATTTTGAAAAATCCGCCATCCAGTATAAGGATCAGCTTCAGATCATGCTCTATACAGATGGTGTGATGGAAGCAATTGATGAATGCGGATTGGACGGGATGGAAAAGATTATGGATGCGTCCTCCATTCCACATCATCATGATTCTGAAATTAATCCCATTGATCTTATTATCACTCCTGAGTGCCAAATCACCCAGCATGACGACATGTGTGTTGTCCTTATACAAGCACACTAATGAAGAAACGCGGAAGGCGTATGGATTTCATAGTCTTCGACTGGGATAAAGGAAACTAGATGTTGACTTATCGTAGGGAGGAGACGCAGAAATTCGCTGGGCGATAGGCGCTGGAGCTAAAAAGAGACTGCATTGCTTACATAATTGATGCAATAAAACATTTTATACTTTCCTATAAAAAAGCCGCTATGCAAGAGAATTCTCCTTGTATAGCGGCTTTTATCTTTCATCTTGTTTTTCGATACAATCGTTCGTCACGGTCAAACTCTTCATAGTTATCAAAGTTCACCGAGGTTCTTAAAGTTTCTTTGCTTCCCAATCCAAGAAAACCTCCATGAGACAGGCTTTCATAAAATAACTGATAAACACTGTTCTGCAAATCATTATTAAAATAAATAAGCACATTGCGGCATATCACCAGATGAAACTCGTTAAATGACCCATCCGTTACTAAATTATGCTGGGCAAATATAATACTTTTTGCAATATGCCGATGAAAATAAGCGTGCTGGTCATCTGTCGTATAGTACTCGGAAAAGGCACGCGTCCCTCCGGCTTTTATATAGTTGGTGGTATACGTCTGCATGCGGTTTAAAGAAAATACGCCTGCTTCGGCTTTTTGCAATACCCTTTCATTCATGTCCGTTGCATAAATCTTTGTTTTTTCTGCCAATCCTTCTTCTTCCATTAAAATAGCCATGGAAAAGGCCTCTTCTCCGGTAGCGCAGCCTGCATGCCAAATGCGGATTTCCGGCAGCTCCCTTAACAAAGGGATAACATTTTTTCTTAAAGAATAAAAGAAGCTCGGATCTCGGAACATTTCTGTCACATTAATGGAAAAATCATTTAAAAGCTTATTCACATATCCTTTTTCATGGAAAACCTTCTCAATTAATCCGCTGACTGTATGTATTCTGTCCAGCTGCATACGATTATGGATTCTTCGTTCGATTGAAGAACGCATATACTTACGAAAATCAAAACCGGAAATACGGTAAACAGCTTCAAGAAGCAAGTCAATCTCTATGGTTTCACTGTTTGCCACTTTCATTTCCAACACAAAAACGTCCCCTTTCAATTGCCAATGCGTTATTTTGCCAGCCAGACCCTCATAACGGAATACAGCTGTTCCAGTTTAAATGGTTTACTAATATAATCCGACGCTCCTGCTTCAAGGCACTTATCCCTATCACCTTTCATTGCTTTAGCCGTAAGGGCAATTATCGGCAGGTCACGTTTTGATAAATCCGTTCGAATACGGCGGATTGTTTCATATCCATCCATATCCGGCATCATGATATCCATGAGAATAATATCGATTCCATCTGTCTTTTCCAAAAGGTCAAGGCACTCCAGCCCATTATTGGCTGTGATGATATTCATCCCCTCATGGTTCAAAGCTTTCCTTAGAGCAAATATATTGCGGTTATCATCGTCCACTACCATGACGGTTTTATTTTTAAATACATTTTCTGTTTCTATAAAGATTTCAGGTGTATCCGCCATTTCAGCAACAGGCTCTGGTAATACTTCCGCTGAAGCTGCTACTTCCAATTGAGTCAGCTGCTCTTCGTTTACTGCACTCTTTTCCATGCCATTTGGAAGGCTGGGGATGTATAGCGTGAAGATGCTGCCCTTTCCTTCCTCGCTGTCGACCGTTATCCAGCCGCCAAGCAAACGGGCAAATTCCCGGCAGATTGAAAGCCCCAGACCGCTTCCGCCGTATTTCCGGACAGTTGCTCCGTCAGCCTGTTGAAAAGCTTCAAATATTAGTTTTTGTTTATCCCTGGAAATACCAATTCCCGTATCTGCCACGGAAACCTCAAGCCAGTATTCTGCCCCTGTCGTGCTGACCCATTTTGAAACTGAACTTTCATCTATCTTCCTAATCGCTACATGGACAGATCCTGCTTCGGTAAATTTGCAGGCATTTGATAAAAGATTTTTAATAATCTGCCGGAAGCGTTTTTCATCCGTATAGAAAATATTTGGAACATCCCTGCCTTTAAAGATCGAAAGCTCCAGCCCTTTATCACTCGCTACGTGAGCAAAATTGCGTTCAATATGGGCCGGCAGCTCACTAAGGTTCATTTCCCCATACAGCATTTCCATCTTACCTGCTTCAACCTTTGAAAGGTCGAGGATATCATTTATTAAGGAAAGAAGGTCCTGTCCGGAGGAATGGATAACCCTTGCAAACTCCTCATCCTCTTCTGTCAGATGGCGGTCTGAGTTTTCAGCAAGCATTTCGGACAGGATCAGAATGCTATTAAGCGGTGTCCGCAGTTCATGAGACATATTGGCAAGGAATTCTGATTTGTACTTCGAGCTTTGCTGAAGCTCCATTGCCTGCACTTCAAGATTTTCTGTGACTTTTTCAAGTTCAAAGGTTTTATGCTCAGCATCCTTTGTCCGTTCTTCCAGCTGTTCATTTATCATTTGAAGCTCTTCCGATTGGGTTTGGAGCTCTTCCGATTGAGTCTGAAGCTCTTCTGACTGAACTTGCAATTCTTCCGTCATTGCTTGTGATTCCTTCAGCAGCCGTTCTATTTCCATGCGGCCATTGATACTATTAATTGTAATACCAAGTGTATCTACTACATGGCTCATTAGGCTGCGATGCAGGGCGTCAAATGGCTGCAGGCTGGCTACCTCAATTACAGCTGCTACTTCATCTTCAAATAGGACAGGAATGATCATAATGCTTTTCGGCTTCATTTCTCCAAGTCCGGTAGAGATCACCGTATAATCCTCCGGCACATTTTCAATGATATACATCTGTTTTTCTGCTGCAGCTTGGCCCATTAATCCTTCGCCCATATTGAATTTCTTCCTTCCCGCCTGGCCTGATTGACCGGCAAAGGAGGCTAATTGTACAAAATTCGCTGTTTTCCCTTCCCCTCTTTTTATGTAAAAAGAACCAAGAGAAGCATCCAGTAAAGATACAATCTTCGAGATAAAACGGTCTGCAAGTGTTTCAATGTGATCAATTCGCTGATACATCGTTGCCACTTCTGCCAGTCTGGTTTGAATCCAGTTCTTATCTTCAATTTCTTTTTTATATTCCTCTTCTTTTTGGTTAAATTCCTTCAGGGATGCCGCCATTTGGTTAAATGCCGAAGCAATATTTCCAATCTCGTCTTCTGTTCTTACCTCGATATGCGGAAGTGCTTCAATATTGTCAAAATCAACTGCTTCAATTACATGTGTAATTTGTTTTAAATTTTTTGCCGTGCTTTTAATTACCCATGTTGCAATGAGAATACCTGCTAGAATACAAAGGATAATAGTAGCAAAAATAAAGCCAAGCATTTGCTGATAGGTAGAATTGGATTGTGCAAAGGACTTATCGAGCTGTGACTCTTGTAAGTTTTTAAATTGATTAATGGAATTAATCAGGCTGATTCGCTGCTTGGATTGCTGATTTACCAAAATTTGCAGCTCCGAATTTGATACTTTTGTTTGGACAGCTTGAATGATGCTGGTTTCAAGCTCTTTGTATTGATTGTATTTGGACTCTGTAGCGTTTAATAAAATACTGGCTTTCTTTAAATTTATCGTTTTTCGGAGAGTATCCACATCCTCTTTAATCGCTGTATCGTTCTCTTCGATTAGATGGATACTTGTCTGTACATCGGATTTTTGCCCATCCGTGGCCAAAAAAAGAAGCTCCCGGTCAGTCGATGCAAATTTTTGCTGAAGGTCCACAATTGTTCTCACCTTTTGAAACCTGTCCTCTACGATCTCCACGATGCTCCCTTTCATGTGGTTGATCATGGTCAAAATGATAATCAGCATAATAGAGATAAGTGCCATTATGGCTCCAAATCCAATAAATTGTTTCTTTTTAAAACTCATTTTGCTTCCTGCCCCTTTTATGTTTCAAATGAAATTCAGAGATATTTTTTATATAGGCTGTTTTTGCATGGATTGTTGCTTTCACGTACAAAAATTAAATCCGTCTTCATGGCATCTAACCGTTTTTATGCAGGTACTTTTTCCTGTTTCAAAACAAACAAAAATAATAACATTGTTATTTACCCTCATCTCCTTTACTCTAAACCTAATTCATATAAATTTTTTAGTATTTTAATAGAAGGATCTGCTAAAGCCCGGTGTGATTAATGAGAAAATGTTGGTTCGACCGGTGAGAAGCGGGTGAAGATAAACCAGGAAGAAACTTGCAAGAAGATAAACTTTTCAAATCCGAATTAATAAAAAGAAAGAAGCCGGCAATATAGCTGCTGGCCTCTTCCTATTTTTAAAGGTTTTTAATTTTACTAATAGAAATATTTACAGGAACGGTTGCTCCTTTATATTCCCTAAGGAGATACTCCCTTACAGCCTGTGAGTGGTAGGATTTAACAATTTCAGCAAAGTTCTTATTATGGCTATCCTTTGTTCTGGCAGCAATAATATTCACATAAGGCAAAGCTGCTTTTTGCTTAGGGTCTTCTTTAAAAATCGCGTCTTTTGCCGGGCTTAATCCCGCTTCTACCGCATACCCATTATTGATAAGCGAAGCTGCCACATCATCCAATGCCCTTGCTGTTTGCCCTGCTGAGACAGGCTTGATCGCTAATTTTTTCGGATTGCTGGCAATTTGCTCAATACTCCCTTTTGGATCAAAATCTTTCTTCAGCTTAATTAAGCCTGCCGTTTGCAGCAATTGAAGGGCTCTGCCTGCATTCGTTACATCATTCGGAATTGCAATGGTGGATCCGGCAGGAATATCACTTACTTTCTTATATTTTTTTGAATAGATTCCCATTGGGGCAATAACTGTAGAACCAATTGCTGATATATTTAAATGGTGATCTCTTTTGAATTCATTCATATATGTAATCGTTTGGAATGCATTTAAATCAATGCTTCCATCATTCAAAGCCGTATTTGGCTGTACATAATCACTGAAAGAAACAACCTTTAGGGTAATCCCCTTATTTTTGACCTGCTTCTGAACGATGTTCCACAGCTGCATGTCACTTCCGTTAATTCCGATTCTAATTGTTTTTGAGTTTCCATTGGCACTGGTACCGCATCCCGAAAGTACCAGTATTGCCGCTATAAATAAAGAAAAAAGGGCTAGCAAGTTCTTTTTCATCATCTTTCCTCCTAGGGGTACTTACATTCTTCTTGTTTTTTGATATACACAACAAGGATTCTATTACGCTAAAAAAAGGCTTTAATTCAACTTTTATTCCAGTCTGCTTCGGAGTATATCTCCCCGAAGCAGACTGATTTGTTTATTTCTGCTTTGCATGAACAAAGTCTGATTTGACTTTGTTTAAAAGCGCTTCTTCCGTCAGTAGCCGAAGACCGGTTAAAGCCAATGCTTTTGCCCCTGCAATGAGAGCATGTTCTCCAATTTCAGAGCAGGCTGCTTCACGAAATTCCTTTGTATGTCCGATAAGATCATCCGGTCCAATTTTTATATAACAATGGGATGTGGGCACCACCTGACTCACATTCCCTGCATCTGTACTTCCAATCCCATTGCCCTTTTCTGCAATGGTTTCTCCCAGCAGCGAAAGCTCTTGACCAACAGCAGCATCAAGTGAAGCATTGAGAATCAAGTTATGAACTTCATTTTGAAACCTTTCTATCTTCACAGTGCAGCCTGTGGCAAGGGCAGCTCCTTCAGCAATCCTCCGAACCTTGGCCGATACCTCTTCGGTTGAATTCCAAGTACTTGCCCTAATAAAGAAGCGCGCTGAAGCATAATCAGGAATGATATTAGGGGCTTCACCGCCATGTGTGATGATTCCATGGACCCGGACATCCGATGCCAGCTGCTGCCTTAGCGCATTAATGCCATTAAACAACTGAATCACCGCATCTAAGGCATTAATTCCTTCTTCTGGAGAGCTGGCAGCATGAGCTGTTCTTCCGTAAAAATGGAAGTCAAGCGGATCAACAGCAAGTGAAGGGGTTGTTAAGCTGGTTTGGCCGCTGGGATGAAGCATAAGGGCGGCATCAATTCCATTTAAATACCCTTCTCTTACAAAACTGCCCTTGGCACTGCCGTTAGGTCCGCCTTCTTCAGCAGGCGTTCCCAAAACAACCACTTCTCCACCCGTTTCTTCAATGACTTTTGATAAGGCAATGCCCGCTGCTGTACTGGTCGTGCCGATAATGTTATGCCCGCATGCATGGCCAATCCCGGGAAGTGCGTCATATTCTGCAAGGAAAGCGATAGATGGGCCGGCTTTTTCGGATGACTTTCTCGCCACAAATCCTGTTTCATGCCCTGCAACATTGCGGGTTACATCAAAACCCTCCTTTTCCAGAATTTCCGTTAATGCTTTTGATGCAAAAAATTCCTTATTACCAATTTCCGGCCTTTCATGGATAGCATGGCTTGTTTGAATATAAAGTTCTTTTGATTCATCAACGCTGGATAGTATCGTTTCTCTATATTGTTCAATAAGTGTCTCGCTGTTTTCCTTTTGAATTGCCAATTGAATCCTCTCCCTCTCTTCTTTTCTATTGCTGTATTTGTCTTTTGTAAGTCTGTTTACTAGACTAAATTAGTTTTAAGCTCAAAAAAGCCCCTCTTCTTATCCAATACACGATAAAGAAGAAGGGCTTATGTAAACACCGGCGACTTCTCATCTACCAAATCAATGATTCACTGATTTGCAGGAATTGGCACGGTGTTTGCGAAAAAACAGCAAATCCGTTGCCGAGGTATCATAGGGCCAGTCCCTCCACCTCTCTGGATAAGAAATATGATATTTATGAAATTTTTAATATGAGTTTTATTGTAGTGAGTTTATTTTTATTTGTCAATAAATTTCCCAAAATTTATTCTTTTCAAGCACATTTCGAGGACCTGTTAGTATAATCGGAAAAAGTGGATATGAGAACAGGATTTTACTTTAGTTCGCTAAATCATCAATTACATAACAAAGCGGCATCGCCTTATTAAGGAGATGCCGCTTTCTTTAACTGCATTAAGTTACTCACTCACTTTTTGTTCTTGTTGTTCCTTCAAACGATCAAGAACCATTTCATAGGAATCATTTCCATAATTTAAACAGCGCTTCACACGAGAAATAGTAGCAGTGCTGGCACCAGTCTCCGTCTCAATGACATGGTAGGTTTTTTTCTCGCGCAGCATGCTTGCTACTTCTAAACGCTGTGCCAATGACTGAATTTCGTTAATTGTACATAAATCATCAAAAAATCGGTAGCATTCCTCCGAATCCTTTAATGATAAAATGGCTTCAAATAACTGATCCAATGATTTCCCTCTTAATTTATCGATTTGCATACAAAAATCTCCTTTACTCATAATACACGAATATGCTGTGTACTCTATATTATTTTACTTAGTATACGTAACCCTGCCGGCATCTGGTATGATACTGATCCAGGTTTTTCCCGGAATCAGCTTAATGGGACTTCCATTTTCATATGGAAGAATCCTTCCGCCATCGTTTTGCCATTCTACTTCACGAAGCTTTCCTCTTTGGACAAGATAGGCTTTTCCTCCAGAAGTCAAATTAATGGAAAGTCTTCCATAGCTGTCAATTCTTTTGTGCTCCATTACCGGAATAAACAGATTATCAATCAGCACCGGCTTTTTCGTTTCAAGATCAACCGTCTGCACTCCTCCTGAATACCGTTTAAACTTTTTTAAACTGGCATCATATTGAAACACAGGGTTATAGTCCTGATCCTGTGAATAGGTAATCTTGACTTTCGTTATATCGGTGCCTGTCAATTCGCCTATCTCTTTATTGGAATCAAATGACAGCGGGGCTGGCGGTGTGCTCATTTCATAATGTTTTAGCTTTGCTCCCTTTTCAATGTTTTGAAAAGTAATGTACGAATTGTGCGGGGCTACCCTTGCACTCCAGCGTTTAAATAAAGTCCCGTCATATTGGATCCCATTGATGTTATCAATGAAACCCTGCTGGAGCATTTTTTTAGCCTCAGGGCTGTAGCCGTGTGCCACATAAAAACTATCGTAGCCTTTAGCAAGCCGGATAAAATAATCTCTTGCACTTCTTACCGGGCCAATATTCCTTGGTTTTTCACTTTGAAATATGGCCAAAAACCGGGTAATATTTCCTTCAGCCAGCACCTCATAAACAATATCAGCCTCAGCGATACCAGATTGAGGGCGAGCTTTGGTATGGTTATTGATCATAACGGCGACAGCCCGGCTAGATGACTCCTGACCCGTTTTTTCTCCCGTCAAAGGAAATTGAAAATCCTTCTCTGCATGATGATTCTCAGCTGTTTTTGCAGAGGGATTTGCTCGTTTCGTTTGCCCGGCATTTGGGTCCTTGTGGCT is a genomic window containing:
- a CDS encoding M20 family metallopeptidase encodes the protein MEQYRETILSSVDESKELYIQTSHAIHERPEIGNKEFFASKALTEILEKEGFDVTRNVAGHETGFVARKSSEKAGPSIAFLAEYDALPGIGHACGHNIIGTTSTAAGIALSKVIEETGGEVVVLGTPAEEGGPNGSAKGSFVREGYLNGIDAALMLHPSGQTSLTTPSLAVDPLDFHFYGRTAHAASSPEEGINALDAVIQLFNGINALRQQLASDVRVHGIITHGGEAPNIIPDYASARFFIRASTWNSTEEVSAKVRRIAEGAALATGCTVKIERFQNEVHNLILNASLDAAVGQELSLLGETIAEKGNGIGSTDAGNVSQVVPTSHCYIKIGPDDLIGHTKEFREAACSEIGEHALIAGAKALALTGLRLLTEEALLNKVKSDFVHAKQK
- a CDS encoding YerC/YecD family TrpR-related protein, with product MQIDKLRGKSLDQLFEAILSLKDSEECYRFFDDLCTINEIQSLAQRLEVASMLREKKTYHVIETETGASTATISRVKRCLNYGNDSYEMVLDRLKEQQEQKVSE
- a CDS encoding DUF3048 domain-containing protein — its product is MQNRYFVWIFTFLFMLSACSHKDPNAGQTKRANPSAKTAENHHAEKDFQFPLTGEKTGQESSSRAVAVMINNHTKARPQSGIAEADIVYEVLAEGNITRFLAIFQSEKPRNIGPVRSARDYFIRLAKGYDSFYVAHGYSPEAKKMLQQGFIDNINGIQYDGTLFKRWSARVAPHNSYITFQNIEKGAKLKHYEMSTPPAPLSFDSNKEIGELTGTDITKVKITYSQDQDYNPVFQYDASLKKFKRYSGGVQTVDLETKKPVLIDNLFIPVMEHKRIDSYGRLSINLTSGGKAYLVQRGKLREVEWQNDGGRILPYENGSPIKLIPGKTWISIIPDAGRVTYTK